The DNA window tgccCCTTTCGAGTCGCCGGACTTTCCATTTTCCTGCTTGGGTGCTGTCCCACCAATTACCCAAAAAAGATCATGTGCATCACGTTAATCAAGCGTTAATTTTCCCCTCAAATAcaggaaaaacaacaacactTCACAGTTGTTTATGTTAATTACTCGCCGGAGGAAAAGTTGCagcaacacaaacacaaatgcTCGAGGCACAAATTGGGTTTTGGGTCACCGAACCCAGTCGACAATTAATTAGCATAGGCCATGGTGTACCATGCACAATATGATAGGATACCAGCCACCCTCCTCCCGAAGACCTTGCGCCATAAAATATGTCTAATATTTTCCCCATAAATTCCACTTGCAGATGGTGAAGGCGATGCTAACGACGAAGGCGCTGCGTACGAAGAAGATGATGTAAAAGCCACATCGCCATATCCCCTTTCTCTTCTCTCCAAACGAAAGCGAAATCCCAGCTGGGAAACTCCGGCTCCAAGTAAAACCGAACCAGAAACCGAAAAAGCCCACGACTGGCGTTTTGAGTTTCGTTGGACTGTTGGATTGCCGcactgaaaccgaaactgcATTCTTTCGACTCATATTCATACCATACGACACATATCGCGCACGGAATCGAACATGAGATTGTCGCCGTGCTTATCGGTGGTCAGTGGGAACCTGCCcgcgctgctcctcctcctggtgGCCAGCGTCGCCCTGGTTCTCGCCGAGCGGGACTTCAATGTCAACGACTCCCAGGTGAGTAATTTCCCTCCCCATGTGGGTCATTTTGAACCAAATTTAGATTGCTTTGATGGATGATGGTATACAGACTTTCTTTGAACCACAATGTCGCCATTCTTAAGATTAGATTGGCACCGCgataaaaagcataaaaatatGTCGTAATTTTGAAGTACCTAATGGTTTTTGTAGGTGCTTTTGCATTCGCTTATAGCCTGAAAAAAATGCCATGAATGAGTAAAATAAGAATACATTATAAATCTTTAAAGCGTTATTGAATGAAATTACGTTGAAAACTGTTTAATGGTACTATCAAATTACCCATATATGATTTTCTTTTCCAAAAGTTTATATTTTCGTGACAAGAGAAAGAGCTTAATTAAGATAAAAGCTATTTACCACTGTATAAATATGATTCGATTTATTAggatcttttttatttttatatatcttaATCTCCGCTTCTTTTTTCAAGGTGCCTGTTATAGAGCCAAAGGATGTGCCCGCCTACAAGCAGGATCCGTATGTTACGGAGCTGATGAGCTGCCAAAATACTCCGAGCGAGATAGTGCTTTCGCTTCTTCTGAAAAAACACGACTGGAGTGAGTTGACTGCCACAAAACGAGCTCATGTCCAAGCCAAGCTGGCCAAGTTCTTTGCCATACCCAAGGTGAGTTGGCACTTGAAAGGGAAAACGCTTAATGGAAGGCTAATTTCATGATCTTTATAGGAATTCATATCCCTGGACTCGGTGTCCAAGCGTGAGTTGAAGTCCATGCACAAGTTGGCCATGCGTAAAGGAGGCAAGGGCAACAAGAATATCGAGACCCTCAACCGAAGACTAGGACGCGCCAGTTTCATGgttgttattatattttactttatagaaaatataggttttttattaaaatcccTTTCCTGTACAGATCGGCTGTGGTCCCAGCTACTTTGTGATGGGTGAGCCGATAGCCAAGCAGATTGCCCACCAGATGAAGGATGGCACTATTGGTGCTTTGACCGAGGAGAACTTTGGCCTGTGGTTCATTTGGCGAAAGGAATTGAAATCAAGGTGGGTAGACAGAAAGGAGTGATATTGAAAGCTTGACAAAAGACATGGAAAGAATTTCGAGATAACTAATCGGTTCTTCACCTCCAGATCGAACCGCAAGCGACGTCAGTCCGAGGGCTCTGGTGCTGATGAGGATGACTACGACTATGGAGATGATGACGACGAAGTATCGTGAGTATCTAGCGTTTCACCTGAACGTGACACATTGGTAATTCCGGAAACCTTTCGCATTTCTTTCCATGATGGCTTGAAGTAGTGAGCCTCCTACGGAAGTGCCGCCAGTGGCCACACATGCTCATCGACATCATCACGGAGCGGTGAGTTTTGAGGCTAATTCTGAGCCATTTCGACATACTTGTTTCGGTTTCTCTGGGTGTTTTCTTTATCTGATACTGATATACCATACGTTTAAACGAGAATACCTGCGGTTCATACATACTCATTTGTTTAACCACACACGCTGAACATCTGTATGTATTACGTGTTTGGATCTGTATGGATCGCGTTGGACTTACTGTCTAGATTCGTTTTTGATTTCCGGAAGCCTTTggttctgtttgtttttatactgCACTTTGTTAATAACCGCAAACCAAAACGACACTGTACTACACATGCATCTCAATGGAAACCACACACAAAATACACACCCACATATGTACACTGAAAATAACTATAATTCATCATACGGTGTATACgttttttcttctctttttgcTATCTTCCTCTCGTTCTCTCACTCTGTCTGTGTATCTCGATCTCATTGTGTTAATGTTATCAACCAAAAATCAACAACCAAATATTGTAAACTATGTATAAAACCAACTCGAACTCGCCTCGAAAACTAACCAAATCGCATCATTCACTGTGACTAAACCGAAAGTCGGAGGTGTCCATGCTGGAGAAGATAGTATCGCCCGATGCACCCGTCTCCGTTTCATCGGAGGCTCCCCTGATACCCAATGTGGAGGAGGAGATCGAGGAGAGTGTCTCCAAGTTGGAGTCGGTGATCAGCAAGACCATTGAGAACACCAAGAACATCAAGGAGCTGACGGTACTGGGCGATCccgaggaggatgaggaggaagtggagctgcagcagctgggAGTTCCCATGGCCGTGGAGATTCTGCCGGAGGAAGGCACTACGAGAGCCACGGAAATGGTAAATCCCGCTTACTTGgaggaaaatggaaatcagGTGGACGCCAGGCCACAAGCTGCCTCAGAACTGGACTCCCTGGCCACGCCTACGCCCACGCCCTCTGTGTCCGCCCCCGAAACACAGAAGCCATTCTCACCCTACGATGCCATTTCCTCGGTGtcttcgtcgtcgtcgtcgtccgtAGCTTCTGCTGGAGAAGCTGGAGTAGATGCCTCTTCGGTGCCGCCCCCTCATCCGCCCCTGCCCACTGACCTGCCCACAGAGCAAGACAGCACCTCCGCCTCCGTCTCATCATCATCCCCACCCCCATCCTCATCCCACTCACCGTCATCACCCCCATCACTAGCCACTCAACCAACTACATCATcatcaacaacagcaacaatctCAACTACAACAGCTAcatcaacagcaacaactacatcaacaacaacaacactcTCTGAATCGCCAAAGGTAATGATGTCGCTtctgtgtatgtgtgtgtctGTACACGAACGAGTGTCCTTTTGCCTCGCCGTTATGTCTGTGTGCGTGTCCCATGTCCTTGTGTCCCCGTTGTCACATGTAAAACATCTCTTCCACCTCCTTTTTGTCGCTCTCTGTGAGGAGTTAGCCTAGCTTACACACATCTCTCTACATAAATTGATATTGTGTTTTATTGCCTTTTGTCCTGTGTAAATGTAGCGTATCCTGCAAAAAGTGAAGCCAAACTCCACAAAATGACTGCACATTTATGGAGGTGCCGTAAAAGATTTTTGTGGAGTTGGCTGGTGCTTAAAGTAAATGTTAGCTGACTAGATAGCAAATAGTGGTAAAGATAAGTGTACATACTGTTTTTTATAGCAGGTAGTTTTTAGTAATGGAGGCTAGAAGGATTCAGCCTTTTGTATATATCCTAACTTTGTAATAAATTCTATACCTTGAAGTTTAAAGGCAtagaactaaaaataaaaactgaccAATAAGAATAGCAATGTAcctatcaaaaatatttaaaatgactATATTATAGTAATACTACAGTAATTACTGAAGAACAAATACTATTTCCAAGTACTTTAATATACCTACTATAGTAACACTACCACATTACGCATAATTACTATTACTACTTAGTAGAACTACTGTTAATACTATAATAGTAAAATTATTCGAACTATAGTATTACTAGTATTACCATTACATCGTAGTACAATTTATAATACTACTATAGAAACACTACTATTACCTCTATAGTAAAGTCACTAATTGTACTATTACCTCGATTgtaattatacaatttttatattgctACAATAGTAAAACTACTATTACTTCTGTAGTAAACGTACTTTACTACAATAATAATAGTATTACTAGTATTGTAATTCTACTATATTGTAGTATAACTTATATTGATACATATTACTAATGTTGTATAGTAATACTACTATTAGTACTATAGTAATGCTACTGTTTCTATTAGAGTAATAGCCTCTACTATAGTAATCCTACTTTTGGTActataataatacaattatTACCTCGAAAGTTACTACAAACTAGTAACTTATGTGCTTTGTTGTGGCAAGCGTAACTATTTCATTGGTTTTGATTTACAATTCAATGGTACACTTAACTATTTATTGGTCAATTTGCCGATAGAGCATTTTTGTGTGCAATTAAAGACTAGTAGTTAGGGTTTCAGTTGCTCAGGGACTGAGAAGATCTTGatccccaccccctttttgcCGCCCCCTTGAGAAACCGTACTCATTTTTGCTACCCATTAAACACCAAATGCAGCCAAATACTGTGCTTAATGAGCTCGAGCTGAGCACCCTGCTGCCCTTCGACGATTTTGAgggcacagcagcagcagcagcagaaacacCAAATGCAACTGCCACAGCAGCAaccgcaacagcaacaactgcaactgccactgccactgcaacaacagcaggcGAAAGCGAATTTCATATAGAGTCCACAACGCACCGCACTAATAGCTCTAAGGTGAAATCTCGCAATCGCAATTGAAATCGCAATTTAGATCTAAGCCATAGATTTGCACCTCCACCCGCTCTGACAACTCCCTCAACTCCGGCCCTCTCTCTTATGAAACCCCCAACCCCCAACAAAACCCGATTGTCTCACCGTTTATCCCGAATCCAATTAGGGGAAATTGCTTCCAGCCAAATGCACTTAGCATGTAAGGGCAGGCAATTAGCGAACCAGAGCTCCTGCATGAGGTCCTTGGTCCCTGGTATCTGGTTCCTGGTCCCTGGTCCCTGGTAATTGCATGTCCACTATGGAGCACTTGTATCCGTATCCGTACCGCATTGGTTGTACTAACACTAACGTTAACACTCTAACACACTCACTCTGCCTGCCTCCTTAGCCGATGACTTTGCAGCATGACACTTAGCCAGCCATCTGTCGCCAATTAGGCAACTGACTAATAATGATTTCCCTGTTATTCCCAGGAAGGAGAAGCAGAACCTGAcgccatcagcagcagcagcaacaatagcCTGGCCAATAATGAGGTAACATCAGCCGTAGTCCCCTGGCAACCAAAAAGTCTCCACTAATAGCATAAAATTCCCCTTGCCAACCAACAGCAGTCTACGCCCGCCACGCCCTCGtcctcgctggcctcgaccaCGGCCTCCACTCCGGagtccagcagcagcagcaccttcGTCTCACCCGACTACGTGGAGCCGCAGCCCGAGGAGAACAGCCCGCCCATTATCAAGACTCGTCTGCAGAAACTGGCTGTCACTTCGGGCAAGGCGTTCACCTTCCATGTTCTACCAGATACCTTCTTCGATGCCGAGGATCAGGGCAATCTCCGCCTGGCTCTGACCGACAAGGATGGCCACGAGCTGAAGGCCAACTCCTGGCTGCAGTTCAACGCCGACAAGCGGGAGCTCTATGGCCTGTGAGCagaatgtttttttatatatgtttattaagATTGTTACTTATAAATCCTATTATCACCCTAGACCCCTGGATGACACTGTGTCCCGCTGGCAGTACCGCCTGTCGGCCACGGATTCCGGCAATGCCAGCGTCACGGAAACGGTGGAGATCAGCGTGCAGCAGCATCGGGCGGTGAGAACCATCAACCATGAGGTCAGCATTGTGGTGCGCATCAACGAGAAGCCGGGCCACAACATCGACTGGCAGCTGAAACTCATAAATGCAGTGGCTAGAACTCTGGATGACTCCAGCAACTCGGCGGTGGTGGTACGTGAAATCCGACAGACGCCCCATGATCCTCACAGTGCCACCTTCGTATACTTCAATGAGACACTGCCCACCGCCGAGTGCCCCGAAAAGGAATTGCACGATATTGTCCAGCGTTTGGATGCACAGAGACTGAGTGATTTGGTGCAGCCGCAGTTGGGCATTAAATCCATAACCGGCCAGCTGATCGGATCCTGCCAGAAGGATCTGACCCAGGTGAAGCCCACACAGCACATGGCCAAGAATGTGCCGCCCATGCCGCGCAACCAGGTGGATCGTGTGAACGCCAGCCTGGGCCAACTGCTGGTCTACAAAGTGCCAGCGGATACCTTCTACGATGCCAATGATAACCAGCTGACCCTGACTTTGAAGACCAGGGATCACATGGAACTGAGCCCACGCCACTGGCTGCAGTTCGACTCCAAGAACGAGGAGTTCTATGGCATCCCCAAAAGCGGCGACATTGGTTCCGAGGAGTATCTCCTCGTGGCCGAGGACAGTGGCGGTTTGAGTGCCCACGATGCCCTGGTCGTGGTGGTCAGTCCCGCTCCCAAGCGTGAGTTCGGGTTCTTCTTCAAGGCCTATCTATCCATCAGGCACGAGCGATTCAATGCCGAGCTGCAGCGAAAGTTTGTGGAGCGGGTGGCCAAGCTGAATGGCGATGCCACCACCGGACAGATCCAGATCCGCTCCATAACCACGCACCACGACTCCGATGGCACCATTGTGAACTTCTACAATACGACGCTGTACAAGAAGCACAACAGCTGTCGGGAGAAGGAGGTGGCCGCCACCAGGAGTGTCTACCTGAACAGCGACCACAGCTTGAGGGAGGCGGCTAAGCGGGCTTTGGGTCCCGAGCTGAATCTGACCAACTTTTCAGTGGTGCCTTTCAGTAATTGCCATCGTAAGTTTTGCTTCTTAGCTCTCTCCGTAAGATTCTCTCTGAAGATTAGCCTATTACAGATCCCGAGAACATGGACACCAATCAGCTGGACTACATACCCAGCCGCCCCGAGGAGCCTACCCACAAGTCCTCTTTCGGCGAGGATTACATGATTACCTACGTGCTGCCCATCGCGATTATTATTGTGATGCTGGTCATTGCCTCTATCATCGCCTGCTGCCTGCACTGGTGTCGCCATAGAAGCGGCAAAATGGAGCTAGGTAGGCCTACTCATATGACTCATTGAAAATAACACTCCCTCTTTGACACAATGGATCTCTCGATTTGCTTTTTAGGCGATGAAGAGGAGCGCAAGTCCTTCCGTGCCAAGGGTATTCCAGTCATCTTCCAGGACGAGTACGAGGAGAAGCCTGAGATCGGCAACAAGAGCCCCGTCATTTTGAAGGACGAGAAGCCCCCGCTGCTGCCCCCATCGTACAATACCTCAAACATGAACGGTgcgtttaaatataaataagtatCCTTGGAGAGGGCATTATAATTTAAGTTAGAAGACACCTATTGatgtaaatgtaaattaaatttccttCACCagcgtttgtccgtccgtataTTCTTTTGTCCGTTATTGAcctatttttaagaataatcatttttttaatgtaccagaatttgaattttatttggaATACATCGGGtggctatattatatagctatttttaatatttcaaaattacgaACTTATCAAAACAATacttacaaattaaaaagtgctACAACCATTGATTACTTCTTTTAACTGAATAAACTTTGGCTTTCCGAAGTTAAgtttctttcttctttttaCATACATACTTAATATCTATTTAATTTGTACACATTTTAGGCGACAACGATGTGGATGACTATGTGCCACCGCCGTCAGTGGTCGTTGGCGGCCGGGAGGTGCGCGGCAAGTCCCCTGCCACGCCCTCATACCGCAAGCCCCCGCCATATGTGTCGCCATAAATCAGTGTCAAGAGCAGCGGCGAAATGCAGCAAGGCAGCAGCAAGCCTGCAATCCAGAATggaagcaacagcaacaataataacaatcgCATCGTATTAACCACACAATctatatagatatatacatattgaTATATATGTAACCGATTTTGGCACAAGTTATATGCAACTAAGCGAACTCTTTTGTATATATCCAAGTGCAAATTGGTTTCTTTGGACATTGTACTCGAATTGAAGGGTGAAACGGACCCCGACCGAGAAGTATTCGCCAAGTCGATGGAGTTTTTTGGATAACCTTTTGTATTAGCCGAGAATGGAGAAATAATCACTGAACGATTTAAGTGCTAACAACTGGCAAACATACACACACTCAAGCTTATCGAGAATCGAGAACCACTAACACAAAACGATGAACTATGCtgcatattatttatttagtatgtACTCTAATTTATATGTAAACCACGCGAACACAAACACATCCACAAGGAGGACACAAAAGGAGTTAAGAAGGCAAAGGTCTTATGACATTATCTGGATTTTTGATTAACTGACAGGGCTTTATTACAGAAGTCATGGCAACAAAAtatgatttaatattttaattcataATATGTTGTTAAGACATGGACCCTTTGTTCTTTagattgtttttaaaataaatccagTTAGTCATAAATCGAGCTAGTGTCATAAGGCCTCAAGCACTAGAGCTTGCAAAGCACACACATATACGAGCCCATTTTAAGCATAGCATTTAAAACTCTTTGTACTAATTAAGCTGAAAGTGAGACAAAAAGGACGACATGTCCTTTGTCCGGACTTTTGGGCTGCTATTTATACTTTCGGCTTGATTTGCTCAAGCTGAATTGTTTGCATGTTCGATGTAATTTCACCAGAAACAGCTGGTATATTTCGATCAAAGGATTAGGAAACCTCCAAGGCAGGCTTAGTACTTGCAACTGGTTGGTTTCCAatatagtttagttttttagtggtttttctaTCGGCAACCCAGAGAGAGCGCCGGCTGAAGGACATGTCCAGGAGCTTTgattatttaacattttaagaaGCAATCAGACCCACAATAGAGCTGCCAATAATCCAGGTGCGACGGCCGGATCGCATTAGCCGTATTACCAAACTATTCCTAATTGCCCACAAGTGCTTCCCACAGACAGACAAACCAACAAGAACCACAACAACAGACCATATCCACCAAACACTCAAACAAAACAACACAacacacaaatatttatacgAAAATTGATTACTTAAAGTAGGACTTagttttaaatgatttttacaCATGCTCCCCTTGGATTATTCTACCTATGAAATGTATGAAATTAGTTGTAGCTCTGCTAGTTGGGCAGTACTTACTACGCTACCAACCGTCCCTTCTCCCCGAATCAAACTAATACGTAGTGCGTAAACATTGATTTTATATGGAAGTATATACACACCTATATAGGAGGTCCAGGCCCTAAGTTAGAGCAATAATTGCATGATGGGAAATTGAATTACTTTACAAAACTCGGACGCGCTGATTTTGTCGTGTAAAAACGTACACGCAAGTGCTACGTAATTGCCTATTAAACTAAGTATAATTAACTAATTTGTCTATTTGCATAAGCTCAGCCGCTgcattatttacattttgtaatttgtaatAGCGCCaacagcaataacaacaacggtatcaatttattttgaataaaaaaatgccAAAGATACGATTTTcagttttattatttgccattttttaCTACACTGCCAttacagcacacacacagacacaaaAGTAAGTAGAGACCTAAACAATTTGAATATATctaaatcaaatataaaatcgtgcaattttgtgaaaaataattgtcGCGTCAGCCAAGCCcgatgcaaattaaattaatatattcaaTACGAAAATAAGGGAAACTACTGTATATTTCAATGCAAACCATGTACTAATGCAATCTGTTTGCCATTTGATTGGCTTAAATTGAGCGAGTTGTACCCTccacaaacaacaaaaagaaaaacacatacaataattataataattattgaaGATAACTAAACGTGAATATAGGTATGCCATCCGTATACGATGTGTGCATGTGCGGATTCACGGATtctaataaacatttatatatattttgatacaAAGAAGccgagttttattttaattgctcCATCTCAGCTTGCACATTCCATTAGTGATACACATAATTTgggaaaaattcaatttatggaAATTCCTTAACAAATTATGGAATCAAAGCGAGCCGGAAGCGGGGGAGGGGGTGATGGGGTGGCCGTTGGTGCAAGGGAAAAAAGTCGAATCAAAAGCATCGCCATAATGAAGtaatacaaatttgtttttcctgtTGCTCTTGCCGCCTAATAAAGACATCCCTCCCCGACCCACCCCCAACCaacccaaccacccactccTGTCGCAAGCTATTGATTCCCGTTACTTTGACAACCGATACTCGCCGGATGctggcacacacactcgcacatcCGGCGCACATATTTGCTTGGCTTCGTTGACGCCAGCGGATACTGTCTATCATGTGTGTGTTTGAGGgggtgcactgggagaaaattGGGGGCTTAaattaaagatcataaagttaaaaaatataacgtTCTGGAACAGAGCTAACAGTTTTTAAATACTTCCAaaagatttaataatttaaaataaacatattttagtgATACTTTCAATCCTTTGAAGAATTCTTTATAGTTATAGTCTGTATGTCCCTGTATCATGTAATCATATCAATGATCCTTGGATATATCCACCATATTTTATAGCATACTTATATGAGCCACTTATTACTctagttatttttattatttgtaaaatataatatcaaattaataactttataataataaaaaataatacaaaattctGGAAATCTTTTGTTAATAGTTAACATTTTATCAGTATATTTATGCAAAGAACGCTAAAAAATCCTTAAACCAGAGTTATAGTCTCCCTATTAAGCGATTAATATATTTGTTGTTCGAATATAAAGCACTAGAGCATTCTACGGGGTTCttctttttaataagttattattatttacctaaACAACTCTAAAATGATCCACAATCTTTGTTATCTAGTTACAGCCGTAGCTATTAGTAGGTATGTTTAAGTGGTACGACTTTTCTCAGAACTCGAAGGATGTTTTCCTTAGCAGAGCTTGTTTTTCTTACTTCTCAGAAAAGTTCTTAACTGTCTACCCAATATGGTGTgtagttaaattaaaaataaaacagtgAAGAGATTTCTTTTCCATATAATTGCtctataattataaaatggcCTTCTACCTATGTAACAAAAAAGGCAATAAGGGATTTTACATTTCTAGGAATCACCCGTTCCTTGAGCTTGGTTCATGAGAATTTTTCTCCGTGTAAGGACACATGGCGGAGGTGGCTGGCAGTGTTTTTGCTGTTGCCGCTAcggttattgttattattatgtaATGCAGTCATTTAATTGGTAACAAATTGTATTGTTTGGCTTGGCCTGGCTGCGGGCGAAACGACATTTCTTGCTTGTTTCGTTTGTACGCTTTTACGACTTTCCTAGGAAACGTAAATGGGAGCAGCCCCATACCCTCTCCtccacgtgtgtgtgtgtgtggagcACCCAGGGTGTTCTTACGGCCATAGCTTTAATGCCACCCCCAGGACATGCCCCCCCCCGACAGCCCACCCCCACCTCACACCTGCTGCGACTTTTTCCCAGCAGCggtgggaaaacaaaaaacttttgttatACGGCGAATGTTTGGTTTTTAAACTTTGCATGCCGGAATCATTTGTGCCCCGAGGTTTAACTTTGCAGCTCGGATTCTGTAAATGCAAAATATGTGGGCAAAATGTCCATATGACCTGTAATTAAAAAGTCAAACCACCGAAACAACAACAGTAATGCTTAAAATAATGCAACTTGCACAACTAGATTAGTTACATTGGCAAAAACAGCAGTTTTACGCTTTGACTGCACTTGTTTTTATGGCTTGCTACTTTTGGTGGTATCTGTAGGGGCAATTTCGGAACACCTGAAGAATCTCTTTACTTAATTCAGCTCAATTTGTCatataaacaactttttacTATCTTATTTTCTGTATAATGCATGAATTGAATACTATTTTCTTTGTACCAAGtacataaattatattatattatttcttccatatcattttaaatttttatttcaattagccAATCCGTAAAAGTGACTCACAATTATCTTATatcttttacaaaaataaaaaataacaaaaaccattaGGTACTCCTTTAAATTTATAGTTCggctatataaatattatcttattTCCTGTAGAAAGCAcgcatttatttatgtttaatatgTAAAAAGGACATACATATGCTTCTAATTACACAATTCGGTTGTATAACTAGATTCGGTTTCATTTGCTGGAACTCGCTGCTTTCTCCAGGGGCGGGGTCCTTTATCACTGGCCGAGCAGCTGCTGACATCGGGGTCCTTTTCCTTTTCGTTGCCATAACGCTCATTATCGCCATTTGACCCCACCCCAATGCGAAAGCAACTTTCCCCGTCATCGCTGACAGCCTTTTGGCCCGAACTGCGACACTGGCCATAATCATTTTCGGCCCTTTTGCGTTTTGAGTTACCAAACAACAACGGCCGAGCGTATAATTAACTTATAATCTTACATGCTGCTGGATAGATAGATGCAGCAGTGTTTGTAGGAATAAATCCTTAGGGCGAAAGTATGGAATCTCTGTACCACACGTGCTGCAAAACAGAAACCCATCTCCAGAGGTACGTGCGATTTCGGTTGGCTTTTGTCTCTGGACTTGTGGCCAACACAATAGGGCCACGACCAAGAACCACGTTCTTTTGTTTCCTGTCGAAGCACTGTTCGTTGTCCCAGCAAAGAGTTGGATATTTTCCTTAGATCTCAGGATTTGGTAGGCCCACACCCCCTTTGGAATCCTTCCGTTTCGCAACAAGTTTAAATTACATCAAAAGTGAAATCAACACCTTATCACCATCGCCCAGCCCCCACCCCAAAGGAGCCGTCACCAAGTCAGTGCAAGCATTCAGGATAGGATGAAGATGTGGCATCAGCAAATTGAGATTAATCACAAAACAAACCCGGGGCGAAAAGCTCAAAAGGTGACAAATGCCGGAACAAACAGCACCGGGAACGTTACAAATCGAAGTGAAATATTTGTAATGCCCGGCAAGACCCGTGATTTGTATGTGTCCACATGTCGGGTGAGGACTACACCTAGGTATAgtacatatacattttatacacATTTAAGTTTCCTGCAATTGAAGAACAGGGGAGTGTGGCAATCGTTTGAGCGGTCCTGCCAGGACACAAATCAATTATGTTGCCACGGGACAAAGGCGAGAGCGTCGAAAAAATAATGGCAATACAAAAATGGAGGAGGACCGTGGCTTCGGAAAGGAACAATGGCCAACATTGGCAACCTGCTGCGCTAATGCCGGTCTCAGACAAACAAACCCCCCGCCGAAACCTCTGCTTCCACCGCCTCGAAAGCAAGCACAGTGAGAGATTAGGTCGAGGTTTTTGTAGGATATTTCAATAGGGATAAGGCGCTGCTGCTTTTTTTTAAGGGCGCTATAAGCAGGAACTTGTGATAATTGCGGAATTAGCCGTGATTCTCAATTGTGGGCTTTAAAGGATGGATGtct is part of the Drosophila biarmipes strain raj3 chromosome 2R, RU_DBia_V1.1, whole genome shotgun sequence genome and encodes:
- the LOC108036449 gene encoding uncharacterized protein LOC108036449 isoform X3 translates to MRLSPCLSVVSGNLPALLLLLVASVALVLAERDFNVNDSQVPVIEPKDVPAYKQDPYVTELMSCQNTPSEIVLSLLLKKHDWSELTATKRAHVQAKLAKFFAIPKEFISLDSVSKRELKSMHKLAMRKGGKGNKNIETLNRRLGRASFMIGCGPSYFVMGEPIAKQIAHQMKDGTIGALTEENFGLWFIWRKELKSRSNRKRRQSEGSGADEDDYDYGDDDDEVSSEPPTEVPPVATHAHRHHHGASEVSMLEKIVSPDAPVSVSSEAPLIPNVEEEIEESVSKLESVISKTIENTKNIKELTVLGDPEEDEEEVELQQLGVPMAVEILPEEGTTRATEMVNPAYLEENGNQVDARPQAASELDSLATPTPTPSVSAPETQKPFSPYDAISSVSSSSSSSVASAGEAGVDASSVPPPHPPLPTDLPTEQDSTSASVSSSSPPPSSSHSPSSPPSLATQPTTSSSTTATISTTTATSTATTTSTTTTLSESPKPNTVLNELELSTLLPFDDFEGTAAAAAETPNATATAATATATTATATATATTAGESEFHIESTTHRTNSSKEGEAEPDAISSSSNNSLANNESTPATPSSSLASTTASTPESSSSSTFVSPDYVEPQPEENSPPIIKTRLQKLAVTSGKAFTFHVLPDTFFDAEDQGNLRLALTDKDGHELKANSWLQFNADKRELYGLPLDDTVSRWQYRLSATDSGNASVTETVEISVQQHRAVRTINHEVSIVVRINEKPGHNIDWQLKLINAVARTLDDSSNSAVVVREIRQTPHDPHSATFVYFNETLPTAECPEKELHDIVQRLDAQRLSDLVQPQLGIKSITGQLIGSCQKDLTQVKPTQHMAKNVPPMPRNQVDRVNASLGQLLVYKVPADTFYDANDNQLTLTLKTRDHMELSPRHWLQFDSKNEEFYGIPKSGDIGSEEYLLVAEDSGGLSAHDALVVVVSPAPKREFGFFFKAYLSIRHERFNAELQRKFVERVAKLNGDATTGQIQIRSITTHHDSDGTIVNFYNTTLYKKHNSCREKEVAATRSVYLNSDHSLREAAKRALGPELNLTNFSVVPFSNCHHPENMDTNQLDYIPSRPEEPTHKSSFGEDYMITYVLPIAIIIVMLVIASIIACCLHWCRHRSGKMELGDEEERKSFRAKGIPVIFQDEYEEKPEIGNKSPVILKDEKPPLLPPSYNTSNMNGDNDVDDYVPPPSVVVGGREVRGKSPATPSYRKPPPYVSP